The genomic region TCGCCGATTCCGGTAGGTAATCCAATATCTTCCGAGGGTTTCTGCGGATCTCGTTCTGCATGCCGCGAACGACCTCATAGACCTTGAAGCCAACCCCTCCGAGGCATAGAAAAATTACTAAAAGCAGTACCGAACGTCGAGTTTTACGCATGACCATTCAACTAGTGTATATAAAAATAACACTCTTCAAGAAAACTGTAAAGGAATAGGCACGGAAATTGCTTTGGCAACTAGCGTAGATTCAGTAACGATCTGGAAATTAGACGAGTGTCATGCCGGTTTGGACCATTTTCCTTGGGCTTTTAGTAACAATTCAGCGACCTCTCTGACCGCTCCAGCGCCACCCGCCGCTTCGGTGGTGAATTCAACCACGGCTGGCAGTTCGGACCAGCCATCAGTGACGGTAATCGCCAGGCCGGCTTGCCTGAGCACCGGCAGATCGATCAAGTCGTCGCCCATGTAAGCGATCTGATCGTCGCTCAGATGGCGCTTACGTTTGATCGCCGCGTAACATGCGAGCTTGTCGGTGACGCCTTGATAGACCAAGGTCACGTGGAGGTCGCGGGCGCGATGACGAACCACGTTGGACGTGCGGCCGGTGATGAAACCGACATCGATACCGGCGCGCAGCAGCATGGCGATGCCCTGGCCATCGCGGACGTGAAACTGTTTACTCTCGACACCGCGGTCGTCGATGATGATTCGACCGTCGGTGAGCACACCATCCACGTCAAGAAGAAGCAATTTGATCTTGCTCGCCTTGCGCCGAACTAC from Deltaproteobacteria bacterium harbors:
- a CDS encoding phenylphosphate carboxylase subunit delta codes for the protein MSAVVRRKASKIKLLLLDVDGVLTDGRIIIDDRGVESKQFHVRDGQGIAMLLRAGIDVGFITGRTSNVVRHRARDLHVTLVYQGVTDKLACYAAIKRKRHLSDDQIAYMGDDLIDLPVLRQAGLAITVTDGWSELPAVVEFTTEAAGGAGAVREVAELLLKAQGKWSKPA